The proteins below are encoded in one region of Sphingobium yanoikuyae:
- the aspS gene encoding aspartate--tRNA ligase, with translation MHAYRTHNCGALREADVGANVRLSGWVHRKRDHGGVLFIDLRDHYGLTQIVAKADSEPLRILDGLRAESVVTIDGTVVARGPEATNPKMATGTIEVVADKVTVLSTAAELPLPVAGEQEYPEDIRLRYRFLDLRRETLHANIVTRTKIIRDMRRRMEDAGFTEYSTPILTASSPEGARDFLVPSRIHAGKFYALPQAPQQYKQLLMVAGFDRYFQIAPCFRDEDPRADRLPGEFYQLDLEMSFVTQEDVWNTMEPVIASVFEEFAQGKPVTPAGSFPRIPHAEAMLKYGSDKPDLRNPIIIQDVTEHFHGSGFGIFASLVESGNVIRAIPAPGAGAGSRKFFDDMNNWARGEGYSGLGYINIKDGVPGGPIAKNHGEEATAKLIAALGLGPNDGVFFAAGKEGQAAKLAGLARIRVGETLDLIDKDRFDLCWIVDFPFYEYDEDEKKVDFAHNPFSMPQGGLDALNNQDPLSLKAYQYDMVCNGYEIASGSIRNQSPEAMVKAFELVGLSQADVEERFGGLYRAFQYGAPPHGGMAAGVDRIVMLLCGAQNLREITLFPMNQRAEDLLMGAPSAAEFKQLRELHVRVVEPQAKA, from the coding sequence ATGCACGCCTATCGCACCCACAATTGCGGCGCCCTTCGTGAAGCCGATGTCGGCGCGAATGTGCGCCTGTCCGGCTGGGTGCATCGCAAGCGCGATCATGGCGGCGTTCTCTTCATCGATCTGCGCGACCATTATGGCCTGACCCAGATCGTCGCCAAGGCGGACAGCGAGCCGCTGCGCATCCTGGACGGCCTGCGTGCGGAATCGGTCGTGACGATCGACGGCACCGTCGTTGCGCGCGGCCCGGAAGCGACCAACCCGAAGATGGCGACCGGCACGATCGAGGTCGTGGCTGACAAGGTCACCGTGCTGTCGACCGCGGCCGAACTGCCGCTGCCGGTGGCGGGCGAGCAGGAATATCCCGAGGATATCCGCCTGCGCTATCGCTTCCTGGATCTGCGCCGCGAGACGCTGCACGCCAATATCGTCACCCGCACCAAGATCATCCGCGACATGCGTCGCCGCATGGAAGATGCCGGCTTCACCGAATATTCGACGCCAATCCTGACCGCGTCCTCGCCCGAAGGCGCGCGCGACTTCCTGGTGCCCAGCCGCATCCATGCGGGCAAGTTCTACGCCCTGCCGCAGGCGCCGCAGCAATATAAGCAGCTGCTGATGGTTGCCGGTTTCGACCGCTATTTCCAGATCGCCCCCTGCTTCCGCGACGAAGATCCGCGCGCCGATCGCCTGCCGGGCGAATTCTACCAGCTCGACCTGGAAATGAGCTTCGTCACCCAGGAAGATGTCTGGAACACGATGGAGCCGGTCATCGCATCGGTGTTCGAGGAATTTGCCCAAGGCAAGCCGGTCACCCCGGCCGGCAGCTTCCCGCGCATCCCGCATGCCGAAGCCATGCTGAAATATGGCAGCGACAAGCCGGACCTGCGCAACCCGATCATCATCCAGGACGTGACCGAGCATTTCCACGGCTCGGGCTTCGGCATCTTCGCTTCGCTGGTCGAGAGCGGCAATGTGATCCGTGCGATCCCGGCGCCGGGTGCGGGCGCGGGCAGCCGCAAATTCTTCGACGACATGAACAATTGGGCGCGCGGCGAAGGCTATTCGGGCCTTGGCTATATCAACATCAAGGATGGCGTGCCCGGCGGCCCGATCGCCAAGAATCATGGCGAGGAAGCGACCGCCAAGCTGATCGCAGCGCTGGGCCTTGGCCCGAACGACGGCGTGTTCTTCGCCGCAGGCAAGGAAGGCCAGGCGGCCAAGCTCGCCGGCCTCGCCCGTATCCGCGTCGGCGAGACGCTCGACCTGATCGACAAGGACCGGTTCGACCTGTGCTGGATCGTCGACTTCCCCTTCTATGAATATGACGAGGACGAGAAGAAGGTTGACTTCGCCCACAACCCCTTCTCGATGCCGCAGGGCGGGCTGGACGCGCTCAACAACCAGGATCCGCTGAGCCTCAAGGCGTACCAGTATGATATGGTCTGCAACGGCTATGAGATCGCGTCGGGTTCGATCCGGAACCAGTCGCCCGAGGCGATGGTCAAGGCGTTCGAGCTGGTCGGCCTCAGCCAGGCCGACGTGGAAGAGCGGTTCGGTGGTCTCTATCGCGCGTTCCAATATGGCGCGCCGCCCCATGGTGGCATGGCCGCCGGTGTCGACCGTATCGTGATGCTGCTGTGCGGCGCGCAGAATCTGCGCGAGATCACGCTGTTCCCGATGAACCAGCGCGCCGAAGACCTGCTGATGGGGGCGCCGAGCGCCGCCGAGTTCAAGCAGCTGCGCGAACTGCATGTCCGCGTGGTGGAGCCGCAAGCGAAGGCATAA
- a CDS encoding I78 family peptidase inhibitor — MRMAMPMPMMAMIFLPLAACAGTGSEGPGSASPPAMAQGPCRNDGLDRFTGQKATADLGADLLKASGAKTLRWGGPNMAMTMDFRPDRLTVSYDDQMVVTSARCG, encoded by the coding sequence ATGCGGATGGCGATGCCCATGCCGATGATGGCGATGATATTCCTGCCCCTGGCCGCCTGTGCCGGAACCGGCAGCGAAGGCCCCGGCTCCGCATCGCCGCCAGCCATGGCACAAGGGCCGTGCAGGAATGACGGGCTCGACCGCTTCACCGGCCAGAAGGCGACGGCCGATCTGGGCGCGGACCTGCTCAAGGCATCGGGCGCCAAGACGCTGCGCTGGGGCGGCCCCAATATGGCCATGACCATGGACTTCCGCCCTGACCGGCTGACCGTCAGCTATGACGATCAGATGGTCGTCACCAGCGCCCGCTGCGGCTGA
- the rnd gene encoding ribonuclease D has translation MQIHPLITDSKTLSDFCARMAKSPYVAVDTEFMRENSYWPELCLVQVADSNEAAAIDPKAPGIDLKPLLDLLVHNEDVLKVFHAGGQDIEIVHNLTGKTPHPMFDTQIAAMALGLGEQIGYGNLVDAWLGVQLDKGARFTDWARRPLDKRQIDYAIGDVTYLIEIFPKMLEELRKTGRGDWLDQEMERISDPSNYENDPSEAWKRVRIASRKADVLGRLKALAAWREKEAQDKNLPRGRIVKDETLADIASHPPRAQEDLGKVRGLSATWKSNDIGGRLMAALGAHKPLGKDEMPERDPKRPGLGKDGALVADLLKLLLKIRSRDINVAPRLLARTDDIEALAAGVRDDLAILEGWRYDQFGRDAVDLVEGRLAFAVKNGRLKMTRTE, from the coding sequence ATGCAAATTCATCCGCTGATTACCGACAGCAAGACGCTTTCCGATTTCTGCGCCCGCATGGCCAAATCCCCCTATGTCGCGGTGGATACCGAGTTCATGCGCGAGAATAGCTACTGGCCCGAACTCTGCCTGGTCCAGGTTGCCGACTCCAACGAGGCCGCGGCGATCGACCCCAAGGCGCCGGGCATCGACCTGAAGCCGCTGCTCGACCTGCTGGTCCATAATGAAGACGTGCTCAAGGTCTTCCATGCCGGCGGCCAGGACATCGAGATCGTCCATAATCTGACCGGCAAGACGCCGCATCCGATGTTTGACACCCAGATCGCCGCCATGGCGCTCGGCCTTGGCGAACAGATCGGTTACGGCAACCTCGTCGATGCCTGGCTCGGCGTGCAGCTCGACAAGGGCGCGCGTTTCACCGACTGGGCGCGCCGCCCGCTCGACAAGCGCCAGATCGACTATGCGATCGGCGACGTCACCTATCTGATCGAAATCTTCCCCAAGATGCTGGAAGAACTGCGCAAGACCGGGCGCGGCGACTGGCTCGACCAGGAAATGGAGCGGATCAGCGATCCGTCCAATTACGAGAATGATCCGTCCGAAGCCTGGAAGCGCGTCCGCATCGCCAGCCGCAAGGCCGATGTGCTGGGTCGCCTCAAGGCGCTGGCCGCCTGGCGCGAGAAGGAAGCGCAGGACAAGAATCTGCCGCGCGGCCGCATCGTCAAGGACGAGACGCTGGCCGACATCGCCAGCCACCCGCCGCGCGCGCAGGAGGATCTGGGCAAGGTGCGCGGCCTGTCCGCCACCTGGAAGAGCAACGACATTGGCGGCCGGCTGATGGCGGCGCTCGGCGCGCACAAGCCGCTCGGCAAGGATGAGATGCCCGAGCGCGATCCCAAGCGTCCGGGCCTGGGCAAGGATGGCGCACTGGTCGCCGACCTGTTGAAGCTGTTGCTCAAGATTCGCTCGCGCGACATCAATGTCGCCCCGCGCCTGCTCGCCCGCACCGACGATATCGAGGCGCTGGCCGCCGGCGTGCGCGACGATCTCGCGATCCTGGAAGGCTGGCGCTATGACCAGTTCGGCCGGGACGCGGTGGACCTGGTCGAAGGGCGCCTTGCCTTTGCGGTCAAGAATGGCCGACTCAAGATGACGCGGACCGAATAA